The Pseudomonas moraviensis genome contains the following window.
TGCAGACCGGCATGGGCCGCAGCGGCAAGCTGTTCGCCTACCAGCATTACGGCGTGACCCCGGACATCCTCACCAGCGCCAAGAGCCTGGGCGGTGGTTTCCCGATCGCGGCGATGCTGACCACCGAAGCGCTGGCCAAACATCTGGTGGTCGGCACTCACGGCACCACGTACGGCGGCAACCCGTTGGCCTGCGCTGTCGCTGAGGCAGTGATCGACGTGATCAACACTCCTGAAGTGTTGAACGGCGTGAACGCCAAGCACGACAAGTTCAAGACCCGCCTGCAACAGATCGGCGAGAAATACGGCCTGTTCACCCAGGTGCGTGGTCTCGGTCTGCTGATCGGTTGCGTGCTGAGCGACGCCTGGAAGGGCAAGGCCAAGGACATCTTCAACGCCGCCGAACAGGAAGGCCTGATGATTCTCCAGGCTGGCCCGGACGTGGTCCGTTTCGCCCCGAGTCTGGTGGTGGAAGACGCCGATATCGATGCCGGTCTGGACCGCTTCGAACGTGCTGCGGCGAAGTTGACGCAAGCCTGATGGACCTTTCGGCGCCTGGAGATTTTCCGGTGCCGAAGCCAATTTTTGATACCGGGCACGTTCACTGTAGGAGTGAGCCTGCTCGCGATAGCGGTTTGTCAGTCGACTCATCGGGCTCTGACAGACTGCTATCGCGAGCAGGCTCACTCCTACAAGGTCCGGTGTTTTTTTCTGTGAATATTGAAGAGAAAGGAGTGACACCATGCTGGTGATGCGCCCCGCGCAAATGGCTGATCTGGGCGAGGTACAGCGTCTGGCTGCGGACAGCCCGATTGGTGTCACTTCCTTGCCGGATGACGTTGAACGTCTGAGCGACAAGATCGCCGCGAGCGAAGCATCGTTCGCCGCCGAAGTGAGCTTCAACGGTGAAGAGAGTTACTTCTTCGTCCTCGAAGACTCGAGCACCGGCAAACTGGTCGGCTGCTCGGCCATCGTCGCGTCGGCAGGTTACTCCGAGCCGTTCTACAGCTTCCGCAACGAGACGTTCGTGCATGCCTCCCGCGAGCTGAAGATTCACAACAAGATCCACGTGCTCTCGCAGTGCCACGACCTGACCGGCAACAGCTTGCTGACCAGTTTCTACGTGCAGCGCGAACTGGTCGGGTCGCCGTGGGCCGAGCTCAATTCCCGTGGCCGTCTGCTGTTCGTCGCCAGTCACCCGGAGCGTTTTGCCGATTCGGTGGTGACCGAGATCGTCGGTTACAGCGACGAGAATGGCGACTCGCCGTTCTGGGATGCGATCGGGCGCAACTTCTTCGACCTCAACTACGCCGAAGCCGAGCGTCTGTGCGGGCTGAAAAGCCGCACCTTCCTCGCCGAGCTGATGCCGCATTACCCGATCTACGTGCCGCTGCTGCCGGACTCCGCGCAAGAGGCGATGGGTCAGGTGCACCCGCGGGCGCAGATCACCTTCGACATCCTGATGCGCGAAGGCTTCGAGACCGATCACTACATCGACATCTTCGACGGCGGCCCGACCCTGCATGCGCGGGTTTCCGGGATCCGTTCGATCGCGCAGAGCCGCGTGGTGCCGGTGAAGATCGGCGAGCCGGTCAAAGGCGCCGGGCGTCAGTATCTGGTGGCCAACGCGCAGTTGCAGGATTACCGCGCGGTGTTGCTCGAGTTGGATTACGCGCCGGGCAAACCGGTGACGCTGGATATGGAAGCGGCCGAAGCCCTGGGCGTCGGTGAAGGTGCCAGCGTGCGCCTGGTGGCGGTTTAACGCCTTAGCGAGTTTCACGGGTGGCGCGAGCGGCCCGTTTGAGGAGATAGCATGATTGTTCGTCCCGTACGCAGCAGCGATTTATCCGCGCTGATCGACCTGGCCCGCAGCACCGGCACCGGCCTGACCACTTTGCCGGCCAACGAAGAGCGCCTGACCCACCGGGTCGGCTGGGCCGAGAAGACCTTTCGCGGCGAAGCCGGGCGTGGCGATGCGGACTACCTGTTCGTGCTCGAAGACGATGACGGCCGCGTGGTGGGTATTTCCGCCATCGCCGGAGCGGTCGGCCTGCGTGAGCCCTGGTACAACTTCCGCGTCGGTCTGACCGTCAGCGCGTCGCAAGAGCTGAACATCTATCGCGAAATTCCGACGCTGTTTCTGGCCAACGACCTGACCGGCAATTCCGAGCTGTGCTCGCTGTTCCTGCACGCCGATTACCGCAACGGACTGAACGGCCGCATGCTGTCCAAGGCACGCATGCTGTTCATCGCCGAGTTCCCGGAGCTGTTCGGCAACAAGATCATCGCCGAAATGCGCGGCGTGTCCGACGACGCCGGACGCTCGCCGTTCTGGGAGAGCCTTGGCCGGCATTTCTTCAAGATGGAATTCAGCCAGGCCGATTACCTGACCGGCGTTGGCAACAAGGCGTTCATCGCCGAACTGATGCCGAAATTCCCGCTGTACACCTGCTTCCTCTCGCCGGACGCGCGCAATGTCATCGGCCAGGTGCACCCGGACACCGAACCGGCACTGGCGATGCTCAAGAGCGAAGGCTTCAGCTACCAGGGTTACGTCGACATCTTCGACGCCGGCCCGGCCATCGAATGCGAAACCAGCAAGATCCGCGCAGTGCGTGACAGCGAAGCGCTGGTGCTGGCCGTGGGCACGCCGGGTGATGACGCCACACCGTTCATCATCCATAACCGCAAGCGCGAGGATTGCCGCATCACAGCCGCGCCAGCGCGTCTGGCAGCGGGCACCCTGGTGGTCGATCCGCAGACCGCAAAACGTCTTCAACTCAGCGCCGGCGATCAGGTTCGCGCCGTGGCGCTGTCCGCTGCACGGGAGTCGAAATAATGAATTCGCTATACATCGCAGGTGAGTGGCTGGCCGGTCAGGGCGAAGCCTTTCAGTCGCTGAACCCGGTGACCCAGCAAGTGCTGTGGGCGGGCGAGGGCGCGACGGCCGCGCAGGTCGAGTCGGCGGTGCAGGCTGCCCGTCAGGCCTTTCCTCAATGGGCACGTCGCACGCTCGAAGAGCGCATCAGCGTGCTCGAGGCTTTCGCCGCGTCGCTGAAAAACCACGCTGACGAACTGGCTCGCACCATCGGTGAAGAAACCGGCAAGCCGCTGTGGGAGTCCGCGACTGAAGTGACCAGCATGGTCAACAAGATCGCCATCTCGGTGCAGAGCTACCGCGAACGTACCGGCCAGAAGAGCGGCCCGCTGGGTGACGCCACCGCCGTATTGCGCCACAAGCCCCACGGCGTGGTCGCGGTGTTCGGTCCTTACAACTTCCCCGGTCACTTGCCCAACGGTCATATCGTGCCGGCGCTGCTGGCCGGTAACAGCGTGCTGTTCAAACCCAGCGAACTGACACCGAAAGTCGCCGAGCTGACGGTCAAGTGCTGGATCGAAGCCGGCCTGCCGGCAGGTGTGCTGAACCTGCTGCAAGGCGCGCGGGAAACCGGTATCGCTCTGGCGGCGAACCCGGGCATCGACGGTCTGTTCTTCACCGGTTCCAGCCGCACCGGCAATCATCTGCATCAGCAATTTGCCGGTCGCCCGGACAAGATTCTTGCGTTGGAAATGGGCGGCAACAACCCGCTGGTGGTCGATCAGGTCGCCGATCTGGATGCGGCGGTGTACACCATCATTCAGTCGGCATTCATTTCCGCCGGCCAGCGCTGCACCTGCGCCCGGCGTCTGCTGGTGCCAGAAGGCGCGTGGGGCGACAGCCTGCTCAAGCGTCTGGTGGAAGTCAGCGCGACCATCGAAGTCGGTGCGTTCGATCAGCAACCGGCGCCGTTCATGGGTTCGGTGATTTCCCTCGGCGCGGCGAAAGCGCTGATGGATGCGCAGGAACAACTGCTGGCCAACGGCGCGGTGGCGCTGCTGGAAATGACTCAGCCGCAGGCGCAGTCGGCCTTGCTGACCCCGGGCATCGTCGATGTAACGGCAGTCGCTGAGCGTCCGGACGAAGAACTGTTCGGGCCGTTGTTGCAAGTGATCCGCTACGCCGATTTCGCTGCGGCGATCACTGAAGCCAACAACACCGCTTATGGGCTGGCCGCCGGTTTGCTCTCGGATTCCGAAGCGCGTTACCAGCAGTTCTGGCTGGAAAGCCGCGCCGGCATCGTCAACTGGAACAAACAGCTGACCGGCGCCGCCAGCAGCGCGCCATTCGGCGGCGTCGGTGCCTCGGGCAACCACCGCGCCAGCGCCTATTACGCAGCGGATTACTGCGCGTACCCGGTGGCATCGCTGGAAACCCCGAGCCTGGTGTTGCCATCGGCCCTGACGCCTGGCGTGAAAATGGCGTAGCGGCCATCGCGAGCAGGCTCACTCCTACAGGATTTGTGTTGTACACAGCTTATGTGTCCACCGCTAAACCTGTAGGAGTGAGCCTGCTCGCGATAGCCGCGACGCGGTCTGACTGAATTGTTACCTGAAGCCTATAACAACAGATTCTCGTGGAGCCTCGCTGATGAAATCCTATGAAGTCAATTTTGACGGTCTAGTGGGGCCGACCCATAACTACGGTGGTCTGTCCTACGGCAACGTCGCCTCGCAGAGCAACAGTCAGCAATCCTCGAATCCGAAGGAAGCGGCGCTGCAAGGTCTGGCGAAAATGAAAGCGCTGATGGACATGGGCTTCCAGCAAGGCGTACTGGCTCCGCAGGAACGTCCCGACGTGGCCGCGCTGCGCCGTCTGGGCTTCAGCGGCACCGATGCGCAGGTGATCGAGCGCGCCGCCAAAGAAGCGATGCCGCTGCTGGTCGCCAGCTGCTCGGCGTCGAGCATGTGGGTGGCCAACGCTGCCACGGTCAGCCCGAGCGCCGACACCGGCGACGGCCGCGTGCACTTCACCGCCGCCAACCTCAATTGCAAATACCACCGCAGCATCGAACACCCGACCACCAGTCGCGTGCTCGGCGCTATGTTCGCCAATCAGCAGCACTTCGCCCATCACGCTGCGCTGCCAGCGGTAGCGCAATTCGGCGACGAAGGCGCGGCCAACCACACGCGCTTCTGCCGTGAGTACGGCGAAGCCGGCGTCGAGTTTTTCGTGTTCGGCCGCAGCGCGTTCGACAACCGTTTCCCGGCGCCGCAGAAATACCCGGCGCGCCAGACCCTCGAAGCCTCGCAAGCCGTTGCTCGCCTGCACGGTCTGCGTGACGAAGGCGTGGTCTACGCGCAACAGAACCCCAACGTCATCGATCAGGGCGTGTTCCACAACGACGTGATCGCTGTGGGCAACGGCGAGGTTCTGTTCTATCACGAGGACGCGTTCCTCGAGACCGACAAGATGCTCGCCGAACTGCAAGACAAACTGGCCAAGGTTGGCGGCAACTTCCAGTCCGTTTGCGTGCCGCGTTCGGCGGTCAGCGTCGATGACGCGGTGCGTTCCTACCTGTTCAACAGCCAGTTGCTGTCGCGTCCCGACGGTTCGATGCTGCTGATCGTGCCGCAGGAATGCCAGGCCAACGAACGCGTCTGGGCTTATCTGCAGAGCCTGACCAGCTCGGGTGGAATGATCCGCGAAGTGAAAGTCTTCGATCTCAAGCAAAGCATGCAGAATGGCGGTGGGCCGGCGTGCCTGCGTCTGCGCGTGGCGCTGAATGAAACCGAACTGGCGGCGGTCAACCCAGGGGTTATCATGACGGCCCCGTTGTACGGTTCGTTGACCGCATGGGTTGAAAAGCACTACCGCGACCGCCTGAGCGAAACCGACCTGGCGGACCCGCAGTTGCTGCTTGAATGCCGGACGGCACTGGATGAACTGACGCAAATCCTTAAACTGGGCGCGGTTTATCCTTTCCAGATCAATTGATCGCCAGCGCGCTGCCTGAACCCGGCGCGCGGCGTGTCACCCGAAGAGAGTAAAAACATGAGCGATTCCCTGCAGCTGATCCTTGAAGACACCGACGGCACGCAACTGCAAACCTCGTGCACCCGCGTTGCGGTCATGTGGCAAGGCAAAGAGCTGTGGATCCAGCAGGACGGCCGCGGCCAGTTGCTGATCGGCGTGGACGTGGAGGAAGGTGACGAAGAGTACGCCAACCTGCTGCTGCGCCCATTGGCGACTAATCTGGTAAGTCTGCAACTGGAAATGGAACCGGCTGACCTCGGCGCTGACGAGGATCACGTACACGGCCCGGATTGCAACCACGACCATTAAGGAAACCGCTCTATGCTCGCCCTCGGCAAACTGCTTGAACTGACCCTCGCCGGCCGCGAACCGGCGGAGAAGACTCAACTGACTGTCGAAGGCGTGCGCATGCGCTGGTTGAGCGAAGGGGCGCTGGAAGTCCGGCCCCCGGAAGCGCGCGACAATGGCCTGGACCTGCTGCTGTCGGCAGGTATCCACGGCAATGAAACCGCACCGATCGAGTTGCTCGATCGGTTGCTGCACGACATCGCACGCGGCGACCTGAAGCCGCGCGCACGCATTCTGTTCCTGTTCGGCAACCCGGAAGCGATTCGCAAGGGTGAGCGTTTCGTCGAGCAGGACGTCAATCGGCTGTTCAACGGTCGTCATGAGCAAAGCAGCGGCTCGGAAGCGTTGCGCGCCTGTGAGCTGGAGCGGCTGGCGGCGAGTTTCTTCAGCAAGCCCGAGCGCCAGCGCCTGCACTACGACCTGCACACGGCGATACGCGGTTCGAAGATCGAACAGTTCGCCTTGTACCCCTGGAAGGAAGGGCGCCAGCATTCCCGTCGTGAACTGGCGCGACTGCGCGCCGCCGGCATGGAAGCGGTGCTGTTGCAGAACAAGCCGTCGATCGTCTTCAGTTCGTATACCTACGACAAGCTCGACGCCGAGGCTTTCACCCTGGAACTGGGCAAGGCGCGGCCGTTCGGGCAGAACGACGGCGTCAATGTCTCACTGCTGGAAACCCGCCTGAAGCAGATCATCGAAGGCAATGAGCCGGAGACAGAAGCAGGGCTGGACGGCTTGCAACTGTTCAGCGTGGCGCGGGAAATCATCAAGCACAGCGACGCGTTCCGCCTGAACCTGCCGGCGGACATCGAGAATTTTTCCGAGCTGGAGCCGGGTTATTTGCTGGCCGAAGACCTGGCCAATACCCGTTGGGTGATCGAAGAGCAGGGCGCGCGGATCATCTTCCCCAATCCCAAGGTCAAGAACGGCCTGCGCGCCGGCATCCTGATCGTCCCGACCACCGACGAAAACCTCGCCTGAGTTCACCACATCCCATGTAGGAGCTGCCGAAGGCTGCGATCTTTTGATCTTGCTCTTGAAGATCAAAAGATCGCAGCCTCGTTTCACTCGTCAGCTCCTACAGGTTTTGCCGCGTCCTAGACCGCTACCGCCCGCGGCTCCGTACGGCGCAGTGCGCGAATCTTCTGCAGCGTATCGGCGCAAGTCCGCGCCGCTTCCTGGCCCTTGTGCACAAAGTGTTCGAAAAAGAATTTCTGGTGCTCTTCGCCCGAATGAAAGTGATGCGGAGTCAGCGACACCGAGAACACCGGCACTTCGGTTTCCAGCTGCACCTGCATCAGGCCGCTGACCACCGATTGCGCAACGAACTCGTGGCGGTAGATGCCGCCGTCCACCACCAGGGCGGCGGCGACGATGCCGGCGTAACGCCCGGACTTGGCCAGCAGCTTGGCGTGCAGCGGCATTTCGAAAGCGCCGCCGACTTCGAAGAAATCGATGTCCGATTCCTGATAACCCTGCACCAGCATTTCGGCGACGAAGCCTTTGCGGCTCTGGTCGACGATTTCCTTGTGCCAGCAGGCCTGGATGAACGCGACGCGCTCGCCCTGTGGGTGTTTGCTTTTGCTGTCGATAGCGGTGGGTTGCATGTTCTGACTCCTGTTTGTGTGAAAAACAGGGCGTTATGAATCGAAAGGGATGCAAGGGTGCGAGCGCAGGCACGAATGCTCGCGGACGGCCCTTTGGCGTCAATCCCGTTCTCTCTTCATCCGGACTATGACCGTCGGCCCCGGAATCACACCGGGTCTGCTGACCTTGCCGACGCACCCGATCAAGTCGTGTGCAGCGCCAAGCGCTCGCGGGCTATGCGCATTGCGCGCAATTACCGC
Protein-coding sequences here:
- the aruF gene encoding arginine/ornithine succinyltransferase subunit alpha; this translates as MLVMRPAQMADLGEVQRLAADSPIGVTSLPDDVERLSDKIAASEASFAAEVSFNGEESYFFVLEDSSTGKLVGCSAIVASAGYSEPFYSFRNETFVHASRELKIHNKIHVLSQCHDLTGNSLLTSFYVQRELVGSPWAELNSRGRLLFVASHPERFADSVVTEIVGYSDENGDSPFWDAIGRNFFDLNYAEAERLCGLKSRTFLAELMPHYPIYVPLLPDSAQEAMGQVHPRAQITFDILMREGFETDHYIDIFDGGPTLHARVSGIRSIAQSRVVPVKIGEPVKGAGRQYLVANAQLQDYRAVLLELDYAPGKPVTLDMEAAEALGVGEGASVRLVAV
- the astA gene encoding arginine N-succinyltransferase, coding for MIVRPVRSSDLSALIDLARSTGTGLTTLPANEERLTHRVGWAEKTFRGEAGRGDADYLFVLEDDDGRVVGISAIAGAVGLREPWYNFRVGLTVSASQELNIYREIPTLFLANDLTGNSELCSLFLHADYRNGLNGRMLSKARMLFIAEFPELFGNKIIAEMRGVSDDAGRSPFWESLGRHFFKMEFSQADYLTGVGNKAFIAELMPKFPLYTCFLSPDARNVIGQVHPDTEPALAMLKSEGFSYQGYVDIFDAGPAIECETSKIRAVRDSEALVLAVGTPGDDATPFIIHNRKREDCRITAAPARLAAGTLVVDPQTAKRLQLSAGDQVRAVALSAARESK
- the astD gene encoding succinylglutamate-semialdehyde dehydrogenase, which encodes MMNSLYIAGEWLAGQGEAFQSLNPVTQQVLWAGEGATAAQVESAVQAARQAFPQWARRTLEERISVLEAFAASLKNHADELARTIGEETGKPLWESATEVTSMVNKIAISVQSYRERTGQKSGPLGDATAVLRHKPHGVVAVFGPYNFPGHLPNGHIVPALLAGNSVLFKPSELTPKVAELTVKCWIEAGLPAGVLNLLQGARETGIALAANPGIDGLFFTGSSRTGNHLHQQFAGRPDKILALEMGGNNPLVVDQVADLDAAVYTIIQSAFISAGQRCTCARRLLVPEGAWGDSLLKRLVEVSATIEVGAFDQQPAPFMGSVISLGAAKALMDAQEQLLANGAVALLEMTQPQAQSALLTPGIVDVTAVAERPDEELFGPLLQVIRYADFAAAITEANNTAYGLAAGLLSDSEARYQQFWLESRAGIVNWNKQLTGAASSAPFGGVGASGNHRASAYYAADYCAYPVASLETPSLVLPSALTPGVKMA
- the astB gene encoding N-succinylarginine dihydrolase, which codes for MKSYEVNFDGLVGPTHNYGGLSYGNVASQSNSQQSSNPKEAALQGLAKMKALMDMGFQQGVLAPQERPDVAALRRLGFSGTDAQVIERAAKEAMPLLVASCSASSMWVANAATVSPSADTGDGRVHFTAANLNCKYHRSIEHPTTSRVLGAMFANQQHFAHHAALPAVAQFGDEGAANHTRFCREYGEAGVEFFVFGRSAFDNRFPAPQKYPARQTLEASQAVARLHGLRDEGVVYAQQNPNVIDQGVFHNDVIAVGNGEVLFYHEDAFLETDKMLAELQDKLAKVGGNFQSVCVPRSAVSVDDAVRSYLFNSQLLSRPDGSMLLIVPQECQANERVWAYLQSLTSSGGMIREVKVFDLKQSMQNGGGPACLRLRVALNETELAAVNPGVIMTAPLYGSLTAWVEKHYRDRLSETDLADPQLLLECRTALDELTQILKLGAVYPFQIN
- the astE gene encoding succinylglutamate desuccinylase — its product is MLALGKLLELTLAGREPAEKTQLTVEGVRMRWLSEGALEVRPPEARDNGLDLLLSAGIHGNETAPIELLDRLLHDIARGDLKPRARILFLFGNPEAIRKGERFVEQDVNRLFNGRHEQSSGSEALRACELERLAASFFSKPERQRLHYDLHTAIRGSKIEQFALYPWKEGRQHSRRELARLRAAGMEAVLLQNKPSIVFSSYTYDKLDAEAFTLELGKARPFGQNDGVNVSLLETRLKQIIEGNEPETEAGLDGLQLFSVAREIIKHSDAFRLNLPADIENFSELEPGYLLAEDLANTRWVIEEQGARIIFPNPKVKNGLRAGILIVPTTDENLA
- a CDS encoding 6,7-dimethyl-8-ribityllumazine synthase — encoded protein: MQPTAIDSKSKHPQGERVAFIQACWHKEIVDQSRKGFVAEMLVQGYQESDIDFFEVGGAFEMPLHAKLLAKSGRYAGIVAAALVVDGGIYRHEFVAQSVVSGLMQVQLETEVPVFSVSLTPHHFHSGEEHQKFFFEHFVHKGQEAARTCADTLQKIRALRRTEPRAVAV